The following are encoded together in the Geobacter sulfurreducens PCA genome:
- a CDS encoding deoxyguanosinetriphosphate triphosphohydrolase, with translation MVEEEGMRSLERADLAGYAARSCRSRGRMHPEEFRDDRPAFERDRDRIIHCAAFRRLEYKTQVFVNHEGDYYRTRLTHSLEVAQIGKAIARRLALNEELTEALALAHDLGHTPFGHTGEEVLNRLMEGFGGFEHNLQSFRVVDQLEERYPGFNGLNLSWEVLEGIIKHSSPYDRPTGLIEGFLPGVVPTIEAQIINFADEIAYNNHDIDDGLKSGYITIEQLNGVDLWREVWERIDTAHPGLDRERKKFQTISALIGLLIRDLITATEANLRAYGVSTLDDVRRVNRPLVTFSSAMEERNRSLKRFLFTNLYRHHKVERMRVKAERYLTQLFESYVKHPTLLPRKYQQKMDTLGRERVVCDYIAGMTDRFALDEFKRLFEPYERV, from the coding sequence ATGGTCGAAGAAGAGGGGATGCGATCCCTGGAGCGGGCTGATCTGGCCGGCTATGCGGCTCGCAGTTGCCGTTCGCGGGGGCGGATGCACCCGGAAGAGTTCCGGGACGACCGCCCCGCCTTCGAGCGGGACCGGGACAGGATCATCCACTGTGCGGCGTTCAGGAGGCTGGAGTACAAAACTCAGGTCTTCGTGAACCATGAGGGGGACTACTACCGCACCCGGTTGACCCACTCCCTGGAGGTGGCCCAGATCGGCAAGGCCATTGCCCGTCGACTCGCCCTGAACGAGGAACTGACCGAGGCTCTGGCCCTGGCCCACGACCTGGGACACACCCCCTTCGGGCACACGGGCGAGGAGGTGCTGAACCGTCTGATGGAAGGCTTCGGCGGCTTCGAGCACAATCTTCAGTCGTTCAGGGTGGTGGACCAGTTGGAGGAGCGGTACCCCGGCTTCAACGGGCTCAACCTTTCCTGGGAAGTGCTGGAAGGGATCATCAAGCATTCATCGCCCTACGACCGGCCGACCGGTCTGATCGAGGGATTCCTGCCCGGCGTGGTGCCGACCATCGAAGCTCAGATCATCAACTTCGCCGATGAGATAGCCTACAACAATCACGATATCGACGACGGTCTCAAGTCGGGTTACATTACGATTGAGCAACTCAACGGGGTTGACCTCTGGCGTGAGGTTTGGGAGAGGATCGATACCGCCCATCCCGGCCTGGATCGGGAGCGGAAGAAGTTCCAGACCATAAGCGCGCTGATCGGTCTCCTCATCAGGGACCTGATTACTGCCACCGAGGCGAATCTGCGTGCTTACGGCGTCTCCACCCTTGACGACGTGCGGCGGGTCAACCGCCCCCTGGTGACCTTCTCGTCCGCCATGGAGGAGCGGAACCGTTCCCTTAAGCGGTTCCTGTTCACAAACCTGTACCGGCACCACAAGGTGGAGCGGATGCGGGTCAAGGCGGAGCGCTATCTGACGCAGCTGTTCGAGAGTTACGTGAAGCACCCGACGCTGCTCCCCCGCAAGTACCAGCAGAAGATGGATACGCTGGGACGCGAGCGCGTGGTCTGCGACTACATCGCCGGCATGACCGACCGCTTCGCCCTTGATGAGTTCAAGCGTTTGTTCGAGCCTTACGAGCGCGTCTGA
- a CDS encoding ATP-binding protein, translating into MTNPERAARRAARKIRFYESPVRITIALGGIIFVAEAVVMVVMVHVLRFPGRAPVVDLFTDSLMLLLLIAPFLHRFIFKPMAAQIAQREEAETRLRRYQSNLESLVEDRTARLTEAIEELEREIVERKRTEEALLRSEERFRQLFEQTEDAIILFRPGGCRIIDVNPVAERLYGFSKKEFFELGLESLMGPSDLDTFCRAIGQVRMGDSIRIDTMTHTRKDGSEVIVSVRGKMVTIQQVDMVYCTIRDISKRIRLEKESRLIQARLIHTNKMTSLGVLVASIAHEINNPNNYIMVNSEILRRSWNDIYPILRDYYDEHGDFTIGGIPFSEMREAFPELIAGVHDGARRIRDIVNNLKDFARNEACSIAGNVDVNRAITMAATMLNHQIRKHTRHFRLELAEDLPLVRGSLQQLEQVIINLIMNAIQALPTEERGVTVSTTRDGNDGGVVIRVADQGSGIPIEISDSILEPFFTTRLDSGGTGLGLAICHSIVRDHGGDLEFTSVPGEGTIFTVHLPAASNQGVA; encoded by the coding sequence ATGACCAATCCCGAGCGGGCCGCACGGCGCGCGGCGCGAAAAATACGTTTCTACGAGTCACCGGTCAGGATCACCATCGCCCTGGGCGGCATTATCTTCGTGGCCGAAGCCGTTGTTATGGTCGTGATGGTGCATGTCCTGCGTTTCCCGGGCAGGGCACCCGTTGTCGACCTGTTTACCGATTCGCTGATGCTGCTTCTGCTCATCGCCCCGTTTCTCCACCGATTCATCTTCAAACCGATGGCCGCCCAGATCGCCCAGCGAGAAGAGGCCGAGACCCGCCTAAGGAGGTATCAGTCCAACCTGGAATCGCTGGTGGAGGACCGGACTGCCCGACTGACCGAGGCAATCGAGGAGCTGGAGCGTGAAATCGTCGAGCGGAAACGGACCGAAGAGGCGCTTCTCAGGAGCGAGGAGCGTTTCCGTCAACTGTTCGAACAGACCGAGGATGCCATTATCCTCTTTCGCCCCGGCGGGTGTCGCATCATCGACGTGAATCCGGTTGCGGAGAGACTCTACGGCTTTTCCAAAAAGGAGTTCTTCGAGCTTGGGCTCGAGTCGTTGATGGGCCCCAGTGATCTCGATACGTTCTGCCGGGCCATCGGCCAGGTCAGGATGGGAGACTCGATCCGGATCGACACCATGACCCACACCCGCAAGGACGGCTCGGAAGTCATCGTTTCGGTGCGGGGCAAAATGGTTACGATCCAGCAGGTTGACATGGTTTACTGCACTATCCGCGACATTTCGAAGCGGATTCGCCTCGAGAAGGAAAGCCGGCTGATCCAGGCAAGGCTCATTCATACCAACAAGATGACCTCCCTGGGGGTGCTCGTGGCCAGCATCGCCCACGAGATCAACAACCCGAACAACTACATCATGGTCAACTCGGAGATACTGCGCCGTTCCTGGAACGACATCTATCCGATCCTGCGCGACTATTACGACGAACATGGTGACTTTACCATTGGCGGCATCCCTTTTTCGGAGATGCGGGAGGCCTTCCCCGAACTGATTGCAGGGGTCCACGACGGTGCGCGCAGGATTCGCGATATCGTCAACAATCTCAAGGATTTTGCGCGCAACGAGGCTTGCTCAATCGCGGGAAACGTGGACGTGAACCGGGCCATAACCATGGCGGCGACCATGCTGAACCACCAGATCCGCAAGCATACGCGGCATTTCCGGCTGGAACTCGCCGAAGATCTCCCGCTTGTCCGGGGGAGCCTCCAGCAGCTCGAACAGGTCATCATCAACCTGATCATGAATGCAATCCAGGCGTTGCCCACCGAGGAGCGGGGCGTAACGGTTTCGACCACCCGCGACGGGAACGACGGGGGGGTAGTGATCAGGGTTGCGGACCAGGGCAGCGGCATTCCGATCGAGATCTCCGACAGCATTCTGGAGCCGTTTTTTACGACGCGCCTCGACAGCGGCGGCACGGGGCTGGGGCTCGCCATCTGCCATTCGATCGTCCGGGATCATGGGGGGGACCTGGAGTTCACGTCAGTGCCGGGCGAAGGAACTATCTTTACCGTACACCTGCCTGCCGCGAGCAATCAGGGGGTGGCATGA
- a CDS encoding sigma-54-dependent transcriptional regulator, whose amino-acid sequence MTTETAQTIVLVDDEENILKASRLILLGNGFGNVVTLQDSRQLMPLLEQGGVAAVVLDLFMPHLSGTELLPLIVERFPHIPAIVMTAVDETETAVTCMKSGAFDYLVKPVESGRLIASVTKALEMGAMSRELNSLKECLLDDRLDHPEAFASIVTDSKKMRAVFQYLEVVSRSRQPILVTGETGVGKELFARAVHELSGVRGEFVAVNVAGLDDVMFSDTLFGHKKGAFTGADQARDGLIARAAGGTLFLDEIGDLNEASQIKLLRLLQEKEYYPVGSDMARKSEARIVCATNRDLKKQIEKEAFRNDLYYRLCAHQVQIPPLRERLEDLPLLIDYFLGEAAASLGRKKPTPPPELLTLLSVYSFPGNVRELQALIHDAVARHGSGVLSLDSFRNIIGGDAVQLIPQTAVTSSDDPLSAIFGRFPTVREVEDYLMAEAMKRARGNQGIAATMLGITRQTLNKRLQAKKG is encoded by the coding sequence ATGACAACTGAGACGGCGCAGACCATCGTGCTGGTGGATGACGAGGAAAACATACTCAAGGCATCGCGTCTGATTCTGCTCGGCAACGGCTTCGGCAACGTGGTGACGCTGCAGGACAGCAGGCAGCTGATGCCCCTGCTGGAGCAGGGAGGCGTGGCGGCAGTGGTACTCGACCTGTTTATGCCCCACCTGTCGGGGACCGAGCTTCTCCCCCTGATAGTGGAGCGTTTTCCCCACATTCCGGCCATCGTCATGACCGCCGTCGATGAAACCGAGACCGCCGTCACCTGCATGAAGTCAGGGGCCTTTGACTACCTGGTGAAGCCGGTGGAATCGGGGCGCCTGATCGCCAGCGTGACCAAGGCGCTGGAGATGGGAGCCATGAGTCGCGAGCTGAATTCCCTGAAAGAATGCCTTCTGGACGACCGGCTCGACCATCCCGAGGCCTTCGCGTCCATCGTCACCGACAGCAAGAAGATGCGTGCGGTGTTCCAGTACCTGGAGGTGGTCTCCCGTTCCCGCCAGCCGATTCTGGTTACGGGCGAAACCGGAGTGGGCAAGGAGCTGTTTGCCCGGGCGGTGCACGAACTGAGCGGCGTCAGGGGTGAGTTCGTGGCAGTGAATGTGGCCGGGCTCGACGATGTCATGTTCTCGGACACCCTGTTCGGGCACAAGAAGGGGGCGTTCACCGGTGCCGACCAGGCCCGTGACGGCCTCATCGCGAGGGCGGCCGGCGGCACGCTCTTCCTCGACGAGATCGGAGACCTGAACGAGGCTTCCCAGATCAAGCTGTTGCGGCTGTTGCAGGAAAAGGAATACTATCCGGTGGGGTCCGACATGGCGCGCAAGAGCGAAGCACGGATAGTCTGCGCCACCAACCGGGATCTCAAGAAGCAGATCGAGAAAGAGGCGTTCCGCAACGACCTCTATTACCGGCTCTGCGCCCACCAGGTCCAGATTCCGCCCCTGCGGGAGCGTCTGGAGGACCTGCCGCTGCTGATCGATTATTTTCTGGGAGAGGCAGCCGCCTCTCTGGGCCGGAAAAAGCCGACACCTCCTCCCGAACTCCTGACGCTGCTCTCGGTCTATTCCTTCCCGGGAAACGTCAGGGAGCTGCAGGCACTTATCCATGACGCCGTGGCCAGGCACGGTTCTGGGGTCCTTTCCCTCGACAGTTTCAGGAACATCATCGGCGGCGATGCCGTCCAGCTCATCCCACAGACCGCCGTCACATCTTCCGATGATCCCCTGTCCGCCATTTTCGGCCGTTTCCCCACGGTGAGAGAGGTGGAAGATTACCTGATGGCTGAGGCCATGAAGCGGGCCAGAGGAAATCAGGGAATCGCCGCAACCATGCTCGGCATCACCCGCCAGACGCTTAACAAGCGCCTTCAGGCGAAAAAAGGGTAA
- a CDS encoding transposase family protein codes for MTEAALIAATLGLTAPWEIKAITFADTERRMDITIDFYHGGTFRCPRCGAHAHVSESVQEIWHRENFFHYTAYLHVRVPRLACEKECGTSNAVLPWAQRNSLFTLIPLVLGV; via the coding sequence ATGACCGAAGCAGCACTCATCGCGGCAACATTAGGCCTCACGGCCCCATGGGAAATCAAGGCCATAACCTTTGCCGACACCGAACGGCGCATGGATATCACCATTGATTTCTATCATGGGGGAACATTCCGCTGTCCCCGCTGCGGAGCCCACGCCCATGTTTCGGAGTCGGTCCAGGAAATCTGGCACCGGGAAAATTTCTTTCATTATACAGCCTATCTTCACGTACGCGTACCGCGACTTGCCTGTGAAAAGGAATGCGGCACCAGCAATGCGGTGCTACCCTGGGCACAGCGCAATTCCCTTTTCACCCTGATCCCCCTCGTGTTAGGCGTCTGA